From a single Micromonospora pallida genomic region:
- a CDS encoding MFS transporter translates to MTDTTPATRVSPAPARPVRVGVGAIATTVACVLPVFLLGGLAVQMGAELGFSPTGLGVAVAVYFGVSAVASIPSGALVERYGPTRVARAGILLAAGSLLAVAAFARSYPVLVALLAVSAAANALGQIASNAALARHVPTRRQGLSFGAKQAAIPVATLLAGAAVPAVALTAGWRWAFVIAAGAAVAALGTVPGREPEPVRRTGRGQRGRPPVPLVLVGVAGTLAAAAANALGTFLVDSAAARGLDPGLAGLTLTLGSAVCVLARVGSGWLADRRTGSHVAVIAGMLGVGALGLALLAVAGTVPLVVGVVLGFGLGWAWPGVMNFAVVRLYPQTPAVATSITQTGVYAGGCLGPLALGLLAGRLGYPTMWATGAAAMLLAAALMLLATRTLPTPPAPASAG, encoded by the coding sequence ATGACCGACACCACCCCCGCCACCCGCGTTTCCCCTGCTCCGGCCCGTCCGGTACGCGTCGGCGTCGGCGCGATCGCCACCACCGTCGCCTGCGTGCTGCCCGTCTTCCTGCTCGGTGGCCTGGCCGTGCAGATGGGTGCCGAGCTGGGTTTCTCCCCCACCGGACTCGGGGTGGCCGTGGCCGTCTACTTCGGCGTGAGCGCGGTCGCCTCGATCCCCTCCGGGGCACTCGTGGAGCGGTACGGCCCCACCCGGGTCGCCCGCGCCGGCATCCTGCTGGCCGCCGGGTCACTGCTCGCCGTGGCGGCGTTCGCGCGGTCGTACCCGGTGCTGGTCGCCCTGCTGGCGGTCAGCGCCGCTGCCAACGCGCTCGGGCAGATCGCCAGCAACGCCGCACTGGCCCGGCACGTGCCCACCCGTCGCCAGGGGCTGTCGTTCGGGGCCAAGCAGGCCGCGATCCCGGTCGCCACCCTGCTGGCGGGTGCCGCCGTACCGGCTGTCGCGTTGACCGCCGGCTGGCGCTGGGCATTCGTGATCGCGGCGGGTGCGGCCGTGGCGGCGCTGGGCACCGTACCCGGGCGGGAACCCGAGCCCGTCCGACGGACCGGCCGTGGTCAGCGGGGGCGACCACCGGTGCCGCTGGTGCTGGTCGGGGTGGCCGGGACGCTCGCCGCCGCCGCCGCGAACGCGCTCGGCACCTTCCTGGTCGACTCCGCCGCCGCCCGTGGACTGGATCCGGGGCTGGCCGGACTGACACTGACCCTGGGCAGCGCCGTCTGCGTCCTCGCCCGCGTGGGGTCCGGTTGGCTCGCCGACCGGCGAACCGGAAGCCACGTCGCGGTCATCGCCGGGATGCTCGGGGTGGGCGCGCTGGGGCTGGCGTTGCTCGCCGTGGCCGGAACGGTTCCGCTGGTGGTCGGCGTGGTGCTCGGCTTCGGCCTGGGCTGGGCCTGGCCCGGGGTGATGAACTTCGCCGTGGTCCGGCTGTACCCGCAGACACCGGCCGTCGCCACCTCGATCACCCAGACCGGCGTGTACGCGGGCGGCTGCCTCGGTCCGCTGGCGCTCGGTCTCCTGGCCGGCCGCCTCGGCTACCCGACCATGTGGGCCACCGGCGCAGCCGCCATGCTCCTGGCCGCCGCCCTGATGCTCCTGGCCACCCGCACCCTTCCCACCCCGCCGGCCCCGGCCTCAGCGGGTTGA
- a CDS encoding IclR family transcriptional regulator, with product MRDPLAEPSDLIRSVSRALRVLEAVGRAPKGLTVKQIARRCELTVATTYHLVRTLAYEGYVIRREDGTYIVGLEIADRYRELVTAFRGPPVVGETLRRAALDSGYSHFLGRFVGGQVAITAVAEGARSPYLEDLMPGFDEAAHATALGKGMLATLTAEQRFRYLREYGMRPFTSGTLTTVEAFETDLAAGDRRGMQMELGQFRPGVACAAVLVAPDKDIERRVVLACAMPIGELMTSARAVRAKLLTAARTVAEGLTAEQ from the coding sequence GTGCGCGACCCCTTGGCGGAACCTTCCGATCTCATCCGGAGCGTGTCCCGCGCGCTACGAGTGCTCGAGGCGGTCGGTCGTGCCCCGAAGGGCCTGACCGTCAAGCAGATCGCCCGGCGCTGCGAGTTGACGGTGGCCACCACGTATCACCTGGTCCGGACCCTCGCCTACGAGGGATACGTGATCCGACGGGAGGACGGTACCTACATCGTCGGCCTGGAGATCGCCGACCGGTACCGGGAACTGGTGACCGCCTTCCGAGGTCCCCCCGTGGTCGGCGAGACACTGCGCCGAGCGGCCCTGGACAGCGGGTACAGCCACTTCCTCGGCCGGTTCGTGGGCGGCCAGGTGGCGATCACGGCGGTGGCCGAGGGGGCGCGGTCGCCGTACCTGGAGGATCTGATGCCCGGCTTCGACGAGGCCGCCCACGCCACGGCGCTCGGCAAGGGCATGCTGGCCACGCTCACCGCCGAGCAGCGCTTCCGCTACCTGCGGGAATACGGCATGCGCCCGTTCACCTCCGGCACGCTGACCACTGTCGAGGCGTTCGAGACCGACCTGGCCGCCGGCGACCGGCGGGGCATGCAGATGGAACTGGGCCAGTTCCGGCCGGGGGTGGCGTGCGCGGCGGTGCTCGTCGCCCCGGACAAGGACATCGAGCGTCGGGTGGTGCTCGCCTGTGCCATGCCGATCGGCGAGCTGATGACCTCCGCCCGGGCGGTCCGCGCCAAGCTGCTCACCGCGGCCCGGACCGTCGCCGAGGGGCTCACCGCCGAGCAGTGA
- a CDS encoding anti-sigma factor family protein, whose translation MTGCEFAYDDGAYVLGALAPAERAAYERHLAGCAACRAAVAEVAVLPGLLGRLDPTEVAHLVPAPEEPRVPALLAAAEQQRHAERRRVRWRYAVTALTAAVFTLVVGFGVTTLRSAWQPDDRARMVAMRPVAGTAPVHAEIGLTGTEWGTEITMRCGYDARPDYVKAYVFRLVAYGPGGESEQVGSWLAAPGDEVRFTGTTRFTDADLVRLELHRADGTPVLGYDVR comes from the coding sequence GTGACGGGCTGCGAGTTCGCGTACGACGACGGTGCGTACGTGCTCGGCGCCCTGGCCCCGGCCGAGCGGGCCGCGTACGAGCGGCACCTGGCTGGCTGCGCGGCCTGCCGGGCGGCGGTCGCCGAGGTCGCCGTCCTGCCCGGGTTGCTCGGTCGCCTCGACCCGACCGAGGTGGCGCACCTGGTGCCGGCGCCGGAGGAGCCCCGGGTGCCGGCGCTGCTCGCCGCCGCCGAACAGCAGCGCCACGCGGAGCGGCGGCGGGTCCGCTGGCGGTACGCCGTGACCGCGCTGACCGCCGCCGTGTTCACGCTGGTCGTGGGCTTCGGTGTGACCACGCTGCGGTCCGCCTGGCAACCCGACGACCGCGCCCGGATGGTGGCGATGCGGCCGGTCGCCGGGACCGCCCCGGTGCACGCCGAGATCGGGCTGACCGGCACCGAGTGGGGCACCGAGATCACCATGCGCTGCGGGTACGACGCGCGCCCCGACTACGTGAAGGCGTACGTCTTCCGGCTGGTCGCGTACGGCCCGGGGGGTGAGTCGGAGCAGGTCGGGTCGTGGCTGGCCGCCCCCGGCGACGAGGTCCGGTTCACCGGGACGACCCGGTTCACCGACGCGGACCTGGTCCGGCTGGAGCTGCACCGCGCCGACGGCACCCCCGTGCTCGGCTACGACGTCCGCTGA
- a CDS encoding PhoX family protein, which produces MSDRRRLLPLLGANRHGSRDSMTCLYRCGNACDHPVPNTSDNQYLGDMISTEVSRRGVVRAGAIGALVLGVGGSLAGAGAASAAPAGTTADVPEVDFAARQQSGSRALTFKAVPPNKLDSLIVPNGYDHSVVLRWGDEVVPGAPALDVHNQTGARQSKQFGYNNDFVGVLPLTSSGKRVLLVVNHEYTNEDLMFPGFTSQDALTVEQVKAAMAAHGLSVVELERVDDTGEYRVRDNGSRKYNRRITALATKFDVTGPAAGSAYLQTAADPKGRTVIGTLNNCAGGITPWGTVLSGEENFNQYFVGGNEASADVKAKLSRYGIDTTNRYPSGSRKWERADERFDLAKHPNEANRFGWIVEVDPFDPESRPRKHTALGRFKHEGANVIVAKNGHVVAYMGDDERFDYLYKFVSDKKFEKGNSNKAREHNLTLLESGTLYVAKLGYTSAAEIDGSGKLPSDGAFNGQGQWIKLVSGDQSFVEGMTAAEVLTFTRLAGDKVGATKMDRPEDVEPSLATGKVYVALTNNTARGTGSNPKADEANPRTSNRHGHILELVEDGGDNTSLTFTWSLPIVCGDPADPATYFSGYDKTKVSPISCPDNVAFDSVGNLWISTDGNALGSNDGLFVTPIEGPEKGHLKQFLTVPVGGETCGPFITSDDRSVFVAVQHPGEISGASLENPASNWPDGDFAKPGVVVTWRVDGGPIGA; this is translated from the coding sequence ATGAGCGACCGACGCCGGCTGCTTCCCCTGCTGGGCGCCAACCGCCACGGCAGCCGCGACTCGATGACCTGTCTCTACCGGTGTGGCAACGCGTGCGACCACCCGGTCCCCAACACCTCCGACAACCAGTACCTCGGTGACATGATCAGCACCGAGGTCTCCCGGCGCGGGGTCGTCCGGGCCGGCGCCATCGGGGCGCTCGTCCTCGGGGTCGGCGGTTCGCTCGCCGGAGCCGGCGCGGCCTCCGCCGCCCCGGCGGGTACCACCGCCGACGTGCCCGAGGTGGACTTCGCGGCCCGGCAGCAGTCCGGTAGCCGGGCGCTGACCTTCAAGGCGGTCCCGCCGAACAAGCTGGACAGCCTCATCGTGCCGAACGGGTACGACCACTCGGTGGTTCTCCGCTGGGGCGACGAGGTCGTGCCGGGCGCGCCCGCGCTGGACGTGCACAACCAGACCGGTGCCCGTCAGTCGAAGCAGTTCGGCTACAACAACGACTTCGTCGGCGTGCTCCCGCTGACCTCGAGCGGCAAGCGGGTGCTGCTCGTGGTCAACCACGAGTACACCAACGAGGACCTGATGTTCCCCGGCTTCACCAGCCAGGACGCGCTCACCGTCGAGCAGGTGAAGGCGGCCATGGCCGCGCACGGCCTCTCCGTGGTCGAGCTGGAGCGGGTCGACGACACCGGCGAGTACCGGGTACGCGACAACGGCTCCCGCAAGTACAACCGGCGGATCACCGCGCTGGCCACCAAGTTCGACGTGACCGGCCCGGCGGCCGGCTCGGCGTACCTGCAGACCGCCGCCGACCCGAAGGGCCGGACGGTCATCGGCACGCTGAACAACTGCGCCGGCGGCATCACCCCGTGGGGCACGGTGCTCTCCGGCGAGGAGAACTTCAACCAGTACTTCGTCGGCGGCAACGAGGCGTCGGCGGACGTCAAGGCGAAGCTGTCCCGCTACGGCATCGACACCACCAACCGCTACCCGTCGGGCAGCCGGAAGTGGGAGCGGGCCGACGAGCGCTTCGACCTGGCCAAGCACCCGAACGAGGCGAACCGGTTCGGCTGGATCGTCGAGGTCGACCCGTTCGACCCGGAGAGCCGGCCGCGCAAGCACACCGCGCTGGGCCGGTTCAAGCACGAGGGCGCGAACGTCATCGTGGCGAAGAACGGCCACGTGGTCGCGTACATGGGTGACGACGAGCGGTTCGACTACCTCTACAAGTTCGTCTCGGACAAGAAGTTCGAGAAGGGCAACTCCAACAAGGCCCGCGAGCACAACCTGACCCTGCTGGAGTCGGGCACGCTCTACGTGGCCAAGCTGGGCTACACCAGCGCCGCCGAGATCGACGGCTCGGGCAAGCTCCCCAGCGACGGCGCGTTCAACGGCCAGGGCCAGTGGATCAAGCTGGTCAGCGGTGACCAGTCGTTCGTCGAGGGGATGACCGCCGCCGAGGTGCTCACCTTCACCCGGCTCGCCGGTGACAAGGTCGGGGCGACCAAGATGGACCGCCCGGAGGACGTCGAGCCGAGCCTGGCCACCGGCAAGGTCTACGTGGCGCTGACCAACAACACCGCTCGGGGCACCGGCAGCAACCCGAAGGCGGACGAGGCCAACCCGCGTACCAGCAACCGGCACGGGCACATCCTGGAGCTGGTCGAGGACGGTGGCGACAACACCTCCCTGACCTTCACCTGGTCGCTGCCGATCGTCTGCGGCGACCCGGCCGACCCGGCGACCTACTTCTCCGGGTACGACAAGACCAAGGTCTCCCCGATCTCCTGCCCGGACAACGTCGCCTTCGACAGCGTCGGCAACCTCTGGATCTCCACCGACGGCAACGCGCTGGGCAGCAACGACGGCCTCTTCGTGACGCCGATCGAGGGGCCGGAGAAGGGCCACCTGAAGCAGTTCCTCACCGTGCCGGTCGGCGGGGAGACCTGCGGCCCGTTCATCACCTCCGACGACCGCTCGGTCTTCGTGGCGGTGCAGCACCCCGGTGAGATCAGCGGGGCCAGCCTGGAGAACCCGGCCTCGAACTGGCCGGACGGCGACTTCGCCAAGCCGGGCGTGGTCGTGACCTGGCGGGTCGACGGCGGCCCGATCGGCGCCTGA
- a CDS encoding sigma-70 family RNA polymerase sigma factor, whose protein sequence is MLRAMHDEHAEALHAYALRLVDGDRQRAEDLVQETLLRAWRNPASLDPERGSVRAWLFTTARNLAIDAWRRRSSRVGEVVTDALPEPPPTVDEVERAVEAWTIAEALSRLTPDHREVLVECFYRGRSVAEAAARLGVPPGTVKSRTHYALRSLRLVLAEMGVTT, encoded by the coding sequence CTGCTCCGGGCCATGCACGACGAGCACGCCGAGGCGCTGCACGCGTACGCCCTGCGCCTGGTCGACGGTGACCGGCAACGGGCCGAGGACCTGGTCCAGGAGACCCTGCTCCGGGCCTGGCGCAATCCCGCGTCCCTGGACCCGGAACGTGGTTCGGTGCGCGCCTGGCTCTTCACCACCGCCCGCAACCTCGCCATCGACGCCTGGCGGCGACGGTCCAGCCGGGTCGGCGAGGTGGTCACCGACGCGCTGCCCGAACCCCCGCCGACGGTCGACGAGGTCGAGCGGGCGGTGGAGGCGTGGACCATCGCCGAGGCGTTGTCCCGGCTCACCCCGGACCACCGGGAGGTGCTGGTGGAGTGCTTCTACCGGGGACGGTCGGTGGCCGAGGCGGCGGCCCGGCTCGGGGTGCCGCCGGGGACGGTCAAGTCTCGCACCCACTACGCGTTGCGGTCACTACGGTTGGTGCTGGCCGAGATGGGAGTGACGACGTGA
- the nuoN gene encoding NADH-quinone oxidoreductase subunit NuoN — protein MTEQLELPSIDYLALLPILTMLGAALLGVLVEAFVPRRGRHPVQLMLALLAVLVAFVAVVAADDHKGITIGGAIAVDGPTLFLQGGILILAAVALLLIGERTVERGGAFVAQAAVRAESTDDRRQAEGQHGATEVYPLTTFAIAGMLIFVAANDLLTMFIALEVFSLPLYLLCALARRRRLLSQEAALKYFMLGAYASAFFLFGVALIYGFTSGIPNREAGVDLNTVAAAVTESTSSRVLLFAGIALLAIGLLFKAAAAPFHVWTPDVYQGAPTPITGFMAACTKVAAFGALLRIFHVAFGGAAWDFTPVLGGVAVLTMLVGAVLAVTQTDIKRLLAYSSIANAGYLLVGVLAPGSEGLSGTMFYLVAYGFSVLAAFAVVTLVRDADGEATHLSRWAGLGRRSPFYAGLFTLILLAFAGIPLTSGFMSKVAVFGPALDGGQAWLVIAGVLTSMVLAFPYLRVVVMMWLSEPGDSTPTVTVPGGLTAAALMIGVAATVFLGVAPAPLLDLADGAAQFIR, from the coding sequence GTGACCGAGCAACTTGAGTTGCCGTCGATCGACTATCTGGCGCTCCTGCCGATCCTGACCATGCTGGGCGCGGCCCTGCTCGGCGTCCTGGTGGAGGCGTTCGTGCCGCGCCGGGGCCGCCACCCGGTCCAGCTCATGCTCGCCCTGCTGGCCGTGTTGGTCGCGTTCGTGGCGGTGGTCGCCGCCGACGACCACAAGGGCATCACCATCGGCGGGGCGATCGCGGTGGACGGGCCGACCCTCTTCCTCCAGGGCGGCATCCTGATCCTCGCCGCGGTGGCGCTGCTGCTGATCGGCGAGCGCACCGTCGAGCGGGGCGGGGCGTTCGTGGCCCAGGCCGCGGTCCGGGCCGAGTCGACCGACGACCGCCGGCAGGCCGAGGGGCAGCACGGGGCGACCGAGGTCTACCCGCTGACCACCTTCGCCATCGCCGGCATGCTGATCTTCGTGGCGGCGAACGACCTGCTGACCATGTTCATCGCCCTCGAGGTCTTCTCGCTGCCGCTCTACCTGCTCTGCGCGCTGGCCCGGCGGCGCCGGCTGCTGAGCCAGGAAGCCGCGCTGAAGTACTTCATGCTCGGCGCGTACGCCTCGGCGTTCTTCCTGTTCGGCGTGGCGCTGATCTACGGCTTCACCTCCGGCATCCCGAACCGGGAGGCCGGGGTCGACCTGAACACGGTCGCCGCGGCGGTGACCGAGTCCACGTCCAGCCGGGTGCTGCTCTTCGCCGGCATCGCGCTGCTCGCCATCGGCCTGCTGTTCAAGGCCGCGGCGGCTCCGTTCCACGTCTGGACCCCGGACGTCTACCAGGGCGCGCCGACCCCGATCACCGGCTTCATGGCCGCCTGTACCAAGGTCGCCGCCTTCGGGGCCCTGCTGCGGATCTTCCACGTCGCCTTCGGCGGGGCCGCCTGGGACTTCACCCCGGTGCTCGGCGGGGTGGCGGTGCTCACCATGCTGGTCGGCGCGGTGTTGGCGGTCACCCAGACCGACATCAAGCGGCTGCTGGCGTACTCGTCCATCGCCAATGCCGGTTATCTGCTGGTCGGCGTGCTCGCGCCGGGCAGCGAGGGCCTCTCCGGCACGATGTTCTACCTGGTCGCGTACGGCTTCTCGGTGCTCGCCGCGTTCGCTGTGGTGACCTTGGTCCGGGACGCCGACGGCGAGGCCACCCACCTGTCGCGCTGGGCGGGTCTGGGGCGCCGGTCGCCGTTCTACGCCGGTCTGTTCACCCTCATCCTGCTGGCCTTCGCCGGGATCCCGCTGACCAGCGGCTTCATGAGCAAGGTCGCGGTCTTCGGTCCGGCGCTGGACGGCGGGCAGGCGTGGCTGGTGATCGCCGGTGTGCTGACCAGCATGGTGCTCGCCTTCCCGTACCTGCGGGTCGTGGTGATGATGTGGCTCTCCGAGCCGGGCGACTCCACCCCGACGGTCACCGTGCCCGGTGGACTGACCGCCGCCGCACTGATGATCGGGGTGGCCGCCACGGTGTTCCTGGGCGTGGCCCCGGCCCCGCTGCTCGACCTGGCTGACGGCGCCGCGCAGTTCATTCGATAA
- a CDS encoding NADH-quinone oxidoreductase subunit M yields MSDFPFLSVLTVAPLVGALIVAFLPRSRPEFAKQVAFVWSLAVLALTVVMWVAFKTGGERFQFRESYTWIPQWDARFTFAADGIALVMLMLIAVLVPLVILASWHDAEHSKRSVPAYFALLLVLESTMIGVFAAADVFLFYLFFEVMLVPMYFIIGSYGGHQRQYAAVKFFLYSLVGGLFMLAAVIGLWVVGGKTFDWQALVQADISAGTERWLFLGFFIAFAIKAPFFPFHTWLPDAGGAAPAGSAALLVGVMDKVGTFGILRYCLPMFPEASKWFAPWALALGVIGIIYAALLAVGQNDLKRLVSYTSIAHFGFIGVGIFAFTTQAGTGAVLYMVNHGLATGLLFLVVGMLIARRGSALISDFGGAGKLVPVLAGVLFFAGLASLALPGTAPFISEFLVLIGTFTVNKPVAVIATLGIILAAAYVLWMVQRTTQGTLNPALTEVEGMKRDLNLREKVVVAPLIALIVLLGFYPKPLTDVINPAVQATMQDVGKTDPAPTVGSVQEAAK; encoded by the coding sequence ATGTCCGACTTCCCCTTCCTCTCGGTGCTGACCGTGGCGCCGCTGGTCGGCGCCCTGATCGTGGCCTTCCTGCCGCGTAGCCGGCCGGAGTTCGCCAAGCAGGTCGCGTTCGTCTGGTCGCTGGCGGTGCTGGCGCTGACCGTGGTCATGTGGGTGGCCTTCAAGACCGGTGGCGAGCGGTTCCAGTTCCGCGAGTCCTACACCTGGATTCCGCAGTGGGACGCGCGGTTCACCTTCGCCGCGGACGGCATCGCCCTGGTGATGCTGATGCTCATCGCGGTGCTGGTGCCGCTGGTGATCCTGGCCTCCTGGCACGACGCCGAGCACTCGAAGCGGTCCGTGCCGGCCTACTTCGCGCTGCTGCTGGTGCTCGAGAGCACGATGATCGGCGTCTTCGCCGCCGCCGACGTCTTCCTCTTCTACCTGTTCTTCGAGGTCATGCTGGTGCCGATGTACTTCATCATCGGTAGCTACGGCGGTCACCAGCGCCAGTACGCCGCGGTGAAGTTCTTCCTCTACTCGCTGGTCGGCGGTCTGTTCATGCTCGCCGCGGTGATCGGCCTCTGGGTCGTCGGCGGGAAGACCTTCGACTGGCAGGCGCTGGTGCAGGCGGACATCTCCGCCGGCACCGAGCGCTGGCTCTTCCTCGGCTTCTTCATCGCCTTCGCGATCAAGGCGCCGTTCTTCCCGTTCCACACCTGGCTCCCGGACGCCGGTGGCGCGGCCCCGGCCGGCTCCGCCGCGCTGCTCGTCGGCGTCATGGACAAGGTCGGCACCTTCGGCATCCTGCGCTACTGCCTGCCGATGTTCCCGGAGGCGTCGAAGTGGTTCGCGCCCTGGGCGCTGGCGCTGGGCGTGATCGGCATCATCTACGCCGCGCTGCTGGCGGTCGGGCAGAACGACCTGAAGCGGCTGGTGTCGTACACCTCGATCGCGCACTTCGGGTTCATCGGCGTCGGCATCTTCGCCTTCACCACCCAGGCCGGCACCGGCGCGGTCCTCTACATGGTCAACCACGGCCTCGCCACCGGTCTGCTCTTCCTGGTGGTCGGCATGTTGATCGCCCGGCGCGGCTCGGCGCTGATCAGCGACTTCGGCGGTGCGGGCAAGCTGGTCCCGGTCCTGGCCGGGGTGCTCTTCTTTGCTGGTCTCGCCTCGCTGGCGCTGCCCGGCACCGCGCCGTTCATCTCCGAGTTCCTGGTGCTGATCGGCACGTTCACGGTGAACAAGCCGGTCGCGGTGATCGCCACGCTCGGCATCATCCTGGCCGCGGCGTACGTGCTCTGGATGGTGCAGCGCACCACGCAGGGCACCCTGAACCCGGCGTTGACCGAGGTCGAGGGCATGAAGCGGGACCTGAACCTGCGGGAGAAGGTCGTGGTCGCCCCGCTGATCGCGCTGATCGTGCTGCTCGGCTTCTATCCCAAGCCGCTCACCGATGTCATCAACCCCGCCGTCCAGGCGACCATGCAGGACGTCGGCAAGACCGACCCCGCTCCGACGGTCGGCAGCGTCCAGGAGGCAGCAAAGTGA
- a CDS encoding GNAT family N-acetyltransferase, whose protein sequence is MLTLTRADGYQLCTDPDRLDLDRIHHWLSTDAYWALGRDRETVARAFANSLPFGVYRPGDGGQVAVARVVTDRATFAWLCDVYVDPAERGRRLGSWLAEAVRDHLDDLGVRRILLATNDAHGVYAKVGFLPMTDPDRWMLLDRRGLS, encoded by the coding sequence GTGCTGACCCTGACCCGCGCCGACGGCTACCAACTCTGCACCGACCCGGACCGCCTAGACCTGGACCGGATCCACCACTGGCTCTCCACCGACGCGTACTGGGCGCTGGGGCGGGACCGGGAGACGGTGGCCCGGGCGTTCGCCAACTCCCTGCCGTTCGGCGTGTACCGGCCGGGTGACGGCGGTCAGGTGGCGGTGGCCCGGGTGGTCACCGACCGGGCCACTTTCGCCTGGCTCTGCGACGTCTACGTCGACCCGGCCGAGCGGGGCCGCAGGCTGGGCAGCTGGCTGGCCGAGGCGGTCCGCGACCACCTGGACGACCTCGGCGTACGCCGGATCCTCCTGGCCACGAACGACGCGCACGGCGTGTACGCGAAGGTGGGTTTCCTGCCCATGACCGACCCGGACCGCTGGATGCTGCTCGACCGGCGCGGCCTGTCGTGA
- a CDS encoding polyprenyl synthetase family protein, which translates to MVEGVEKAAGQRTGALGSGGRRTRPGAGQFDSLGLYFADAQIEASVLGLLETVEAELRSSVASADPLVTEAARHLVEAGGKRFRPLLVALGAQLGDPTAPQVAPGAVVMELTHLATLYHDDVMDEASVRRGAPSANSRWNNSIAILVGDYLFARAADIAADLGTEAVRLQARTFARLVHGQIAETVGPRPGDDPVQHYLHVIAEKTGSLIATSARFGAKFAGAPAAYVEALAGYGETIGLAFQLSDDLLDISSESVQSGKTPGTDLREGVPTLPVLYALASDDADASSVRLREILATGPVTDDDLHAEALGLLRESPALKRARETVHSYAEEAREQLSPLPEGPARQALESLCDFVADRTS; encoded by the coding sequence ATGGTTGAGGGCGTGGAGAAAGCGGCTGGCCAGCGAACAGGTGCCCTCGGCTCCGGCGGTCGTCGGACCCGTCCGGGAGCGGGACAATTCGACTCGCTCGGCCTCTACTTCGCCGACGCCCAGATCGAGGCGTCCGTACTTGGCCTGCTGGAAACGGTCGAGGCCGAGCTGAGGTCGAGCGTCGCGAGTGCCGACCCGCTCGTCACCGAGGCCGCCCGGCACCTGGTCGAGGCCGGCGGGAAGCGGTTCCGGCCGTTGCTGGTGGCACTCGGTGCCCAACTCGGCGACCCGACCGCCCCGCAGGTGGCGCCGGGGGCGGTGGTGATGGAACTCACCCACCTGGCCACGCTCTACCACGACGACGTGATGGACGAGGCGTCGGTGCGTCGGGGTGCGCCCAGCGCCAACTCCCGTTGGAACAACTCGATCGCCATCCTGGTCGGCGACTACCTCTTCGCCCGGGCCGCGGACATCGCCGCCGACCTGGGCACCGAGGCGGTCCGTCTCCAGGCACGCACCTTCGCCCGCTTGGTGCACGGCCAGATCGCCGAGACGGTGGGGCCGCGCCCCGGGGACGATCCGGTCCAGCACTACCTGCACGTGATCGCCGAGAAGACCGGTTCGCTGATCGCGACCTCGGCCCGGTTCGGTGCCAAGTTCGCCGGTGCCCCGGCCGCGTACGTCGAGGCGCTCGCCGGGTACGGCGAGACCATCGGTCTGGCCTTCCAGCTCTCCGACGACCTGCTCGACATCTCGTCCGAGTCGGTGCAGTCGGGCAAGACCCCGGGCACGGACCTGCGCGAGGGCGTCCCCACCCTGCCGGTGCTCTACGCGCTGGCCTCGGACGACGCGGACGCCTCCTCGGTGCGGCTGCGGGAGATCCTGGCCACCGGACCGGTCACCGACGACGACCTGCACGCCGAGGCGCTCGGTCTGCTCCGGGAGAGCCCGGCGCTGAAGCGGGCCCGGGAGACGGTGCACAGCTACGCCGAGGAGGCCCGGGAACAGCTCTCGCCGCTGCCCGAGGGTCCCGCCCGCCAGGCCCTCGAGTCCCTCTGCGACTTCGTAGCCGACCGCACCAGCTGA